One window from the genome of Salvia miltiorrhiza cultivar Shanhuang (shh) chromosome 7, IMPLAD_Smil_shh, whole genome shotgun sequence encodes:
- the LOC130992374 gene encoding 2-oxoglutarate-dependent dioxygenase AOP2-like, protein MKLPLIDLSKLGEDDSTRWESAKIEIREALQEYGCFEATFDEIPVELRKSVVEGIQQLFDLPLPIKMRNKSDKPYHGYVGQSPFVPLFESMGIDGALSPQTVDTFTNLIWSQGNPTFSKNIQLYCEKLSELDKFVRRAVVESLGLEKYGDEHMKSTDYVCRVQKYEAPRTPHTTLGLIPHTDKNIVTILHQLNHVRGLQILTKDGKNWIAADPTSLNSFVVMIGTSFHAWTNGRLHAPYHRVMVSGDEARYSIGLFSNPKAGCVIKAPEEMVDEDHPLLYKPFDYINFVEFFYTDVGRTSPNALMEYCGA, encoded by the exons ATGAAGCTCCCTTTGATAGATTTGAGCAAGCTAGGAGAAGATGATTCTACAAGATGGGAATCAGCCAAAATCGAAATCCGAGAAGCCCTGCAAGAATATGGGTGCTTCGAAGCAACATTCGATGAGATTCCTGTTGAGTTGAGGAAGTCAGTTGTTGAGGGGATTCAACAACTTTTCGATCTCCCTTTGCCCATCAAAATGCGTAACAAATCAGACAAACCATACCATGGCTACGTTGGACAAAGCCCTTTCGTTCCACTCTTCGAAAGTATGGGCATCGACGGCGCTCTCTCGCCTCAAACTGTCGACACATTCACCAACCTCATTTGGTCCCAAGGCAATCCCACTTTCAG CAAGAATATACAGTTATACTGTGAGAAATTGTCTGAATTGGACAAGTTTGTGAGGCGAGCGGTGGTGGAGAGCCTTGGACTGGAAAAGTACGGCGACGAGCACATGAAGTCGACGGATTACGTGTGTCGAGTCCAGAAATACGAGGCGCCTCGAACCCCTCACACAACCCTCGGATTAATTCCCCATACCGACAAGAACATCGTCACCATTTTGCATCAGCTCAATCATGTTAGAGGTCTGCAAATTCTTACCAAAGATGGCAAAAATTGGATCGCTGCAGATCCAACGTCTCTCAATTCTTTCGTCGTCATGATCGGAACCTCTTTCCAT GCATGGACAAACGGGCGACTGCATGCGCCTTATCATAGGGTGATGGTGAGCGGGGACGAAGCTCGATACTCGATCGGATTGTTTTCGAATCCAAAAGCAGGGTGCGTGATTAAGGCTCCGGAAGAGATGGTGGATGAAGATCATCCTTTGCTGTACAAGCCCTTTGATTACATCAACTTCGTCGAATTTTTCTATACAGATGTTGGCAGGACTTCGCCGAATGCTCTCATGGAATATTGTGGAGCCTAA
- the LOC130993785 gene encoding uncharacterized protein LOC130993785: MLNLCGVQKELALIWKAQVPAKVIATAWKVLKGRIATVDNLRRRQAVMHSATDLCAFCQLKEESIEHLFFLCQKTDEIWKEILSWTGKQAVLHFQTKAHFNAFVNLGSNKDVDFFLAVWLCVIWSIWKTRNNCIFNQGSWNKARMMAEIKARLWGWRSISVQPMQEQDFRSWFTATRGLDT; the protein is encoded by the coding sequence ATGTTGAATCTTTGCGGAGTTCAAAAGGAGTTGGCTTTGATCTGGAAAGCACAAGTTCCTGCTAAGGTTATAGCCACAGCTTGGAAGGTCCTTAAAGGAAGAATCGCAACGGTGGACAATCTTCGGAGAAGACAAGCTGTGATGCACTCGGCGACTGATTTGTGTGCCTTTTGTCAGCTGAAAGAAGAATCCATTGAGCATCTCTTCTTTCTTTGCCAAAAAACTGATGAAATCTGGAAAGAAATCTTGAGTTGGACAGGTAAGCAAGCTGTTCTTCATTTTCAAACCAAAGCCCATTTCAATGCTTTTGTGAATTTGGGGAGCAATAAAGATGTGGATTTCTTCCTTGCTGTCTGGTTGTGTGTGATTTGGAGCATTTGGAAGACTCGAAACAATTGTATTTTCAATCAAGGAAGTTGGAACAAGGCAAGAATGATGGCAGAGATTAAGGCGAGATTGTGGGGATGGCGTTCGATCTCGGTTCAACCAATGCAGGAGCAAGATTTTCGAAGTTGGTTTACTGCAACAAGAGGTCTTGACACCTAA